The sequence CAGTCCCTGATTCCCGaacatgtctgggaaaatccagacctaTGGCTACCCTAGATTGGGCAGGATGGACTGATCCAGAACTGACCGACCCCATGTGGATTGCCCATCCGACAGTTGCCTGACATCAACCTCATAAGTGTACTCCTGATTCAAAATTTGCAGCTGAAATTGGGTCTTTTTTAACGCTGtgccttcttttgtttctttatcGGACTTTAACCACTTCTTAGAGAAATACTGTAGAAAATCATATGACATGGCCCACTTGAAAAACCACTGTTTCCAGAATATAATATGTAAATGAGTATGCATGCAATAAAACACATGCAACTAAACTATGCAAATGAGCTGCAGCTGAAGCTTCCTGGTGTGTTGGGCAGTGACACTAAATGCTGGATGAATGGACCTCTGCTAGCCAGGTCTACAGAGTAATTGATTTGTAAACATTTCTACAAAGCCATTTcctcctgggaggagagggggttgtggGCTAAACCCTCCACCCACACACGCGGGGGCGGGATCTTGCCCCCACGTggacagggaatccccgggcatGCCTACAATCAAACAGCTGGTTGAGGGTTAAATCTGACTCGTAATTGGATCCCTTCTAATCAATAGACTTTAATTAGTGATGGTTAATTTGGGTCTATTGACAGAGGTATTTTCAGTGCAATTTAGTGAGATGCAACCCTGAGAAAAGTTGGAAATTTATAGGGAATTGGAGGGTAATGTAGCATTCAAGGTGAAAACGCCTTTTTTCTCAGGCATGCAAATAGTTTCCCTACCTGTACTACGTTTCAGCTCCACACAATACTCCTTGCCGCCAGAGTTGTTTGGCTCCCATCCGTTCCAGTTGCTGTAATTAAAGATTGAATCATCAAGCCACTTCCAATCTCGGTTCTGCAGGAAAGAGAAGGAACAGCTCATTTGACCAAGGAGGTTTGTAGCTCAGTGCAAGGATCTTCAGAGGAGGTTGCtcagcaggaagctcttgcaagcTATGATGGAGACATTAGAGAAGAAGCCCCTACCATAAGCACCATCTATGCAGGGCCATGGGTGCTGAGGGACCCACAAAATGTTCACTGTGGGGGGCTGGCAGGGAGCGGCAATGTGTTGCATGTGTGGGCACCCCTAATGTGGGGTGGAACCCAGCACGCCTGGCCCCTATGCAAAATAATGGAGAAGTAATTATGGGATGCAGCCTGGGAGATGATAGGGTGGCATTGCTAAGGAGCCACTGTGCTGTGATGATGACCTGGAATAGAGTAATTGAAGGGAACTCACCTCATAGGGATCATAGAGACCAATCCAgacattatattttctcttctgCTTTGAGGAGATGTACTTGGCCACCAAGGCTGACTCTTGCTCTGTGAGTATAGAAGCCAGATGAGTCCCACGGCCATGGCTTTGGCATGCAATCTGAGAATAGAGAAGGCACTAAAGTATTTCTGCCACCACTATCATCATCCGCTTAACTGTAGGTCACTttcccacaaaatggtgcccaaagtgGTTCACAATGTATCAAAAAGACAACAAGacaactactactattactactactactactactgctgctgctgcttattacttatatcccacccatctgaccggaCCTCCCAagccaacaaaatattaagaacatgataaaacatcagacattaaaaacttccctaaacagggctgccttcagatgtcttctaaatgtcaggtagttgtttatttccttgacatctgatgggagggcattccacaggacaggtgccactaccaagaaggccctctgcctggttccctgtaacctcacttcttgcagtgagggaactgccagaaggcccttggagctggacctcagtttctggacctcagtgtctgggctaaacgatgggggtggagatgctccttcaggtatagtgggccaatgccatttagggctttaaaggtcaactccaacactttgaattgtgctcagagacATACTAAGGTAAGAATTCAAAAGAGATATCCCACCCAGTGGGAGTTATCCAACTGTGAATAATCATGTGTAATGTCAAAGTTCTTAATATATTCTATCTTTTGGAATGTGGTCCGTCTGTTTGTCCATCTGTCTATCTTTGACCAATCTGTGGCCCAAGAAacctactttttaaaagaaacagataGAAACCCCAAAAGAAAATTAGGATGAATGCTTGTTGTCATGACTTCCctgtactcttttcggcaccttctaaaaacattttctttagacaaccctatccagacatgtagaatgttggtgtatattttaaactggtttttaGACTTCTCATTGATTCTATTTTTCCCCTGAATGTTTCAaatacttgtttttaactgttacTGACAGTGctattgtattgttattttttgtaaatcactttgggttTTAATAAAACCGAACAATGTATAAGTCCTGTAAAAATTATGAATGAAAGAATGAATATTAATCTCTCCTCAGGCAAATCAGACTGAGTGTTCAGTGAAGAATGGATTTCACATAACTTCTGTGTAaggtttgtgcaaacaaatcaggatgagggTTCACGAAATGAGACCTCTGGAGGAGACCAAAGTTGGTTTTCTCACAACTCCAAATTCAGAAGCCTTTGCATACAAAATGTTGAGATTGtttcagaaaaggaaaatagGCATTTAAATGTATGCAAGGAGTTTTGAGCTGAAGGGATTTGCTTTGGAATGTTGAATTCATATTAGCTTGACCTTTGCTGCAACACAGATAatcaccaaacaaacaaacctaccgcattccattttggcactgcagaccattacagtggtacctcgggttacatacacttcaggttacatatgcttcaggttacagactcctctaacccagaaatagtacctcaggttaagaactttgcttcaggatgagaacagaaattgtgctccggcggcacggcagcagcaggaggccccattagctaaagtggtgcttcaggttaagaacagtttcaggttaagaacggacctccagaatgaattacgtacttaactcgaggtaccactgtattcttttcacTAAGAGAGATGACTTGCCTCTTCCTAATGGTGAGTGGATACATTCTGGCCAGGCCATCCCTCCTGACCACAGGATCCAACTCTTttgggccaaggtccctttggccccccaataaaatatttgagggggcaggtTCCCAAaggtgatgggcattgccattccaatggGGGGGTGTGCACATGTCTTGTGATCGATTGCGCAGAGCAGGGCTTACGTAGCCACTTCCCCGCCccttattttatttaagttgccaCCCTTGAGGAGTCTTGACTGTTAATTAAGCCTTCGTGGCTCCCAAGGAAACACATCGCTTGAACATGTTAGGTGATCAACTCAATCTGAAATGGTGGCCAGGTATTGTCTCAGGACAACTCACATACATAGCCCTCCCCAAAAAGATCTCATCTGCAACCCACAACAATATCTTATGCTACAGCTTGGTTGGTGAGAACCAACTTCTTACCTCAGCTTCAGACCATGACTTTGGGCTATCAAAATATGCATAGCAGTTGCCCAGCGCTCTCAGCCAACCCCTGGAACAGTATCTGGCCCTTGCTGTATGGAAAGAAGagtaaaggaagaaaaagagggtGGGACAAAAGTTGTAAGAAGACTGTTTTTAATGTGAAATCTCACTTTACTTGTACTTTTGCTTATTCCAGTGAGGAAGCACAGGTAATTTAAACCTTTGTGCTGTCA comes from Podarcis raffonei isolate rPodRaf1 chromosome 13, rPodRaf1.pri, whole genome shotgun sequence and encodes:
- the LOC128399397 gene encoding C-type lectin-like, yielding MGVVTYLCLLGLLVSYSFPGARARYCSRGWLRALGNCYAYFDSPKSWSEAEIACQSHGRGTHLASILTEQESALVAKYISSKQKRKYNVWIGLYDPYENRDWKWLDDSIFNYSNWNGWEPNNSGGKEYCVELKRSTGFRKWNDKPCHHLCTYICKQEI